The nucleotide window ACCGGTCAACCATACACCGATTCGGAACAGTCTTAGCCAGAAAGTGGCGGAATAGAGTTGATGCAGGTTGTGCCAACAGATCCACAAGATCAAACGCGCAAGCAGGGTGCTGCCTAATAATAGGTTCCAGAGAATAATTTCAGCCTGACCGATGACCTTCCAGTGGGAGATGCTCAGGATCAGGGCAATGGCAATCGAGGATAACAATGAAACTGGCAAGCTGTTATACAGCGACCGCATCTGTTCGTGTGCCAATGAGTCCTGGCTTAGCGCGTTATTATTCAAGAGCGCGCTGTTATTCATTGGGTGCGCGTTGCTATCCAGGTGCACGGGTTGGTTTTCCTGCATTGAATATTCCACAGCAGTGTGTTTGTTTTTGAGAGCTGGCTTGCATGCCTGAGTATAGATCAGGCTGGAATTGGCAATGCTAAAGATTAAATAGTGTGAGAACTATTACGGGAGATTACGTGTGTTGGGATTCGCTGTAGTTGGAGAGTAGTTGGAGAGTATATGTGCAGGAGATTGCGCGTGGAGAGAGGGGATGCGTGTCAGTTAGCAAGCCGCCGGGGCTGCTGGCCCCGGCATCGTCGCTACCCTGTTAATACAAACGGTATTGTTCAGGGATTTGTTCGACGGAATCGATAGGCGGAGTCAGCTTGTGCAAGATGCCATCGTGAATGTCGTAAATCCATCCGTGAATCGTTAATTCCTGACCGCGAGCCCAAGCGTTTTGCACAATGTTGCTGCGGGAAATATTGTCTACCTGTTGGATCACGTTAAGTTCGCACAGGCGGTTTACACGCTCATCCTGATCATCCAACCGGTCAAGAACATTTTTGTTGGCGTAATACACATCGCGGATATTGCGTAACCAGTAATCAATTAACCCGAGCTTCTGATTTTCGAGTGCTGCCCTGACACCCCCGCAACCATAATGGCCGGTGACCATTACATGCTTCACTTTCAAAAATTCTACGGCGTAATTTAATACTGTCATGCAGTTCAGATCGGTATGGATCACTACGTTTGCCACATTGCGGTGTACAAAAATTTCACCGGGAGCGAGGTTAAGAATCTGATTGGCAGGTACACGGCTATCGGAACAACCTATCCATAAATATTCCGGGGCTTGTTGTTTGGCCAGGTTGGAAAAAAACTCGGGGTCTTCCCGTTTGATGTCTGTTGCCCATTTTACGTTTG belongs to Cellvibrio sp. pealriver and includes:
- the can gene encoding carbonate dehydratase produces the protein MSDLESLFAANVKWATDIKREDPEFFSNLAKQQAPEYLWIGCSDSRVPANQILNLAPGEIFVHRNVANVVIHTDLNCMTVLNYAVEFLKVKHVMVTGHYGCGGVRAALENQKLGLIDYWLRNIRDVYYANKNVLDRLDDQDERVNRLCELNVIQQVDNISRSNIVQNAWARGQELTIHGWIYDIHDGILHKLTPPIDSVEQIPEQYRLY